ATGGTTGACACGAGCAAAGGGCTCGGCATCTCCAATTTTAAAAAGATCAAGCCACCTCAAGGTGGTTTTAGATGAATTTACACAATAGGGAAAACTATGGGACAAAAAACACACCCCGAAGGATTTCGACTTGGCATTAGCAAAACCTGGAAGTCGCGATGGTTTGCTAAAGGCCCTGAGTATGCTCGTAAAGTTCATGAAGATGAATTTATTCGCAAAGAGTTGAAGCAAAAATTAAAGCATACCGGTATTTCGAAAATTGAAATTGAACGTCCTTCAGGGAAAATTATTATTAATATTTTTACCTCTCGACCAGGTTTAGTGATCGGGAAAAAAGGCGCTGGTATTGATTCGCTTCGCGGTGAACTTCAAGCAAAGACCAAGGATGTGGTGATGGTCAATATTCGTGAAGTTCGCAAAGCGGAGCTTGACGCTCAATTGGTTGCCGAAAATGTCGCGTTGCAACTCGAACGTCGAGTTGCCTTTCGTCGTGCGATGAAAAAAGCAGTTCAAACGACGCTTAAATTTGGCGCTGAGGGTATTCGTATTCAGTGTTCAGGACGGTTGGGTGGTGCAGAACTTGCTCGTTGCGAATGGTATCGTGAAGGACGTGTTCCGCTTCATACACTTCGCGCAGATATTGATTACGGTTTTGCGCAAGCATTTACAACGTATGGAACAAATGGGGTGAAGGTGTGGATTTATCGAGGCGATATTCTTGATGTTTAAATGAAGGAAGCATACTTATGTTAGAACCAAAGAAAGTAAAATATCGGAAACAACAAAAGGGACGTCTTCGTGGGATTGCGTTAAGGGGCTGCAATCTTTCTTTCGGAGATTATGGTCTTCAGGCAACGACCTTTGGATTTATTACCGCGCGTCAAATTGAAGCGGGACGTATGGCGGTCAGTCGTACTTCAAAGCGTGGCGGAAAACTCTGGGTTCGTATTTTTCCTGATAAACCGATGAGTAAAAAACCTGCTGAAACTCGAATGGGAAAAGGAAAAGGATCTCCTGAGTTTTGGGTTGCTCCGGTCAAAAAGGGGAGAATGATTTATGAACTCAAGGGAGTAGAAAAGGAACTTGCAGTGCAAGCTCTTACGCGAGCTGCGCATAAGCTCTCCGTAAGAACGAAAATTGTGACGCGGGAGGATTATCGTGAAGCAGGCTGAAGTGAAACAACGATCACTCGATGAACTCATGCGCAATATTGATTCTCTTCACCAAGAGAAATTTCAATTGCGCGTGAAAAAATCACTTGGGCAGTTGAAACAGACATCTGAACTTCGACGTGTGCAACGGGCTCTTGCAAAGCTTTTGACAGAGCGCACGCGAAGAAGCAAAGAAGCTCTGAATAAGGAGTCATCATAAGATGGAAGGCCAAAAAATAAAAACAGGTGTCGTGGTTTCAAACAGCATGCAAAAAACCATTGCGGTGAATGTGGAACGAATGTCGCGCCATGCGGTATATGGGAAGTATATTCGTCGCAAGAAGAAATTTTTAGCGCATGATGAGAAAAACGAATGCCAGGTTGGTGATAAAGTCGAAATTTGTGAATGTCGTCCTCTTTCTAAAAGAAAGAGATGGCGCGTTCTTCGAGTCTTAGAGAAAAATGGAGTGTCATTATGATTCAGCAAGAATCAGTATTGGAAATTGCTGATAATTCGGGAGCCAAGCGCGTGATGTGTATTCGTCCGCTGGGTGGTTCAGGACGACGCTATGCGTCTGTTGGTGATATTATCGTTGTTGCCGTGAAAGAGGCAATTCCTCATGCAAAAGTAAAAAAGGGTGATGTGAAGCGCGCGGTGATTGTGAGGACCAAACATCCTCTTCGTCGCTCGGATGGTTCACTTATCCGTTTTGATGAAAATTCAGCTGTGT
This genomic interval from Deltaproteobacteria bacterium RIFCSPHIGHO2_02_FULL_44_16 contains the following:
- a CDS encoding 50S ribosomal protein L29: MKQAEVKQRSLDELMRNIDSLHQEKFQLRVKKSLGQLKQTSELRRVQRALAKLLTERTRRSKEALNKESS
- a CDS encoding 30S ribosomal protein S3: MGQKTHPEGFRLGISKTWKSRWFAKGPEYARKVHEDEFIRKELKQKLKHTGISKIEIERPSGKIIINIFTSRPGLVIGKKGAGIDSLRGELQAKTKDVVMVNIREVRKAELDAQLVAENVALQLERRVAFRRAMKKAVQTTLKFGAEGIRIQCSGRLGGAELARCEWYREGRVPLHTLRADIDYGFAQAFTTYGTNGVKVWIYRGDILDV
- a CDS encoding 30S ribosomal protein S17, which produces MEGQKIKTGVVVSNSMQKTIAVNVERMSRHAVYGKYIRRKKKFLAHDEKNECQVGDKVEICECRPLSKRKRWRVLRVLEKNGVSL
- a CDS encoding 50S ribosomal protein L14, translating into MIQQESVLEIADNSGAKRVMCIRPLGGSGRRYASVGDIIVVAVKEAIPHAKVKKGDVKRAVIVRTKHPLRRSDGSLIRFDENSAVLINEQGEPLGTRIFGPVARELRGKKFMRIISLAPEVL
- a CDS encoding 50S ribosomal protein L16 yields the protein MLEPKKVKYRKQQKGRLRGIALRGCNLSFGDYGLQATTFGFITARQIEAGRMAVSRTSKRGGKLWVRIFPDKPMSKKPAETRMGKGKGSPEFWVAPVKKGRMIYELKGVEKELAVQALTRAAHKLSVRTKIVTREDYREAG